In Vibrio atlanticus, the following proteins share a genomic window:
- a CDS encoding DUF2523 family protein, with amino-acid sequence MDTIFAFFDWVSTQFQVVVDFIKSLPYIFSNIFSYIQLFYLKMKIAGQIEFIKMSYVTAQMLLQEIGFNDLLAATFNAMPSEIRFYAFKFGIPQGLSIVANFFTTGFVMRMTR; translated from the coding sequence ATGGATACTATATTTGCTTTCTTTGATTGGGTTTCAACTCAATTTCAAGTCGTTGTCGATTTCATCAAATCGCTGCCTTATATCTTTTCGAATATCTTCTCTTACATTCAGTTGTTTTATTTGAAAATGAAAATAGCCGGACAAATAGAATTTATAAAGATGTCTTACGTCACTGCACAGATGTTATTGCAGGAGATAGGTTTTAACGATTTGTTAGCCGCAACGTTTAACGCTATGCCGTCTGAGATTCGCTTTTATGCCTTTAAGTTTGGCATTCCTCAAGGGCTTTCCATTGTGGCGAACTTCTTCACGACGGGCTTTGTAATGAGAATGACGAGGTAA
- a CDS encoding DUF3693 domain-containing protein produces the protein MYQNELIEAYKKAQNYVQDKQIAMDMNIPQQRISDFRKGRRYLTDSQTVFLAENAKLDPQVALLGCHADRSDNPQIKQMWEHMAKKFNGLNMSGVSMACGSLALLATTPVDPTIQCVLCILC, from the coding sequence ATGTATCAAAATGAACTGATTGAAGCCTATAAAAAGGCTCAAAACTACGTTCAAGACAAGCAAATAGCTATGGATATGAACATTCCACAGCAAAGAATCAGTGATTTTAGGAAAGGTCGTCGCTATCTAACTGATTCACAAACAGTTTTCTTGGCTGAAAATGCAAAGTTAGACCCGCAAGTAGCATTGCTTGGTTGTCACGCTGACCGCAGTGATAATCCACAGATAAAGCAGATGTGGGAACACATGGCAAAAAAGTTTAACGGGCTTAATATGTCAGGTGTATCAATGGCTTGTGGTAGTTTGGCGTTACTGGCGACCACCCCAGTTGATCCCACGATTCAGTGCGTATTATGTATATTATGTTAA
- a CDS encoding ATP-binding protein — MDTEDQEALQEARIELQKLKVRERKLAEENRVILSTISAISKASNISEIFSSLEFALKKYIKFDDFIVVSRVGNEGSFKTLLTNNKVFEQMNWTDCGKLSRVINGECAILFEPKSLGEFSTLHPIILDQINSVLITGIDSGLTQSVIIFIHSNTKHFSIETKATLNRFRPLIERAVFDIENKEKLEATVRERTAELVAARKDAERANKAKSEFLAMMSHELRTPLNATIGLIDTLKSTPLNDEQQSILLNMSTSSELLLAIISDVLDFSKIESGCFSLAPQWSNTRDTVTFVLSEQKKIADDKGLSLTLTSDIPEGELHYIDPSRLAQILFNLIGNAIKFTEHGHVHVSITYQHSSFRISVEDTGIGISSQQLSSLFSPFVQADSTITRRFGGTGLGLAITKRLVELMRGRISVESEPGKGSKFEVRLPVLTRVTNNQDHAAEDKYSQVPRTRYSVLVVEDNPTNQMVIQLILARQGHEVFIASNGEEAIGFVERGNDPIDIILMDVSMPVMDGITTTKYMRDANIKTPIVALTAHTSVEDKFSCLDVGMNDFITKPVRTKEIIEAIDRLMLEV; from the coding sequence ATGGATACTGAAGACCAGGAAGCGCTGCAAGAAGCTCGTATTGAACTCCAAAAACTAAAGGTCCGTGAACGTAAATTAGCTGAAGAGAATAGGGTGATCCTATCGACTATCTCTGCGATCAGTAAGGCGAGTAACATATCTGAAATATTTTCTAGTCTCGAATTCGCACTCAAAAAATACATAAAGTTTGATGATTTTATTGTGGTATCAAGAGTAGGGAATGAAGGTAGTTTCAAAACCCTGTTAACCAATAACAAAGTATTCGAACAAATGAATTGGACAGATTGTGGCAAGCTATCGCGAGTCATTAATGGAGAATGTGCCATTCTTTTTGAACCCAAATCTCTGGGTGAATTCAGCACTTTGCATCCCATTATCCTAGACCAAATTAACTCCGTACTGATTACTGGTATTGATAGCGGGCTAACACAATCCGTTATCATCTTTATCCATTCCAATACCAAACACTTTAGTATTGAAACCAAAGCCACTCTAAACCGATTTCGACCGCTGATTGAGCGTGCTGTTTTCGATATTGAAAACAAAGAAAAACTTGAAGCGACAGTCCGAGAACGTACAGCAGAACTCGTAGCAGCAAGAAAAGACGCAGAAAGAGCCAACAAAGCCAAATCTGAATTCTTAGCAATGATGAGTCATGAGTTAAGAACGCCGCTAAACGCCACCATAGGCTTAATCGACACGCTAAAGTCCACACCGCTGAATGATGAACAACAGTCTATATTGTTAAATATGAGTACATCATCTGAACTCCTATTGGCGATCATCAGTGATGTATTGGACTTTTCAAAGATTGAATCTGGATGTTTCTCGTTGGCTCCTCAATGGAGCAACACAAGAGACACTGTAACTTTTGTTTTATCTGAACAAAAGAAGATAGCAGACGATAAAGGGTTGTCGTTAACCCTAACTAGCGACATTCCAGAAGGTGAACTACATTACATCGACCCAAGTCGCTTAGCACAGATCCTTTTTAATCTCATTGGTAACGCAATAAAGTTCACTGAACACGGGCATGTACATGTTTCTATTACATACCAGCACAGTTCATTCCGTATTAGCGTAGAAGACACCGGAATTGGCATCAGCTCACAGCAACTTTCGTCATTATTCAGTCCGTTCGTGCAAGCCGATAGCACAATCACACGTAGATTTGGTGGCACCGGCTTAGGTTTAGCAATAACAAAACGACTAGTAGAACTGATGCGCGGGCGTATATCGGTCGAGAGTGAGCCAGGAAAAGGCTCGAAATTTGAAGTGCGGTTACCAGTTCTAACGAGAGTTACGAACAATCAAGATCATGCTGCAGAAGATAAATACTCGCAAGTTCCCAGAACCCGTTATTCAGTGTTAGTTGTTGAAGACAACCCAACCAATCAGATGGTGATTCAATTGATCCTTGCGCGGCAAGGCCATGAAGTTTTCATCGCAAGCAACGGTGAAGAAGCCATTGGCTTTGTAGAAAGAGGTAATGACCCGATAGACATTATCTTGATGGATGTGTCGATGCCAGTTATGGACGGAATAACCACAACCAAATACATGAGAGACGCAAACATCAAAACACCAATCGTCGCGCTAACGGCACACACATCAGTAGAAGATAAATTTTCTTGTTTAGATGTCGGTATGAATGATTTCATTACCAAACCTGTAAGAACCAAAGAGATCATTGAAGCAATTGATAGGTTAATGCTTGAAGTCTAA
- a CDS encoding FIST signal transduction protein — MKFLSKVSYSLDDKIAVDELLSGVANPDDIACLICYCTEEYSTLAVQRYFVDALPNTPIHGCTTCHGIMTETGFHSGPVIGILIIYDSGINAYGTGISHFGDSIDRSTFSAIDKALKNANREGEIPDLILLHSTPGNEEKVMAAIDNKFGTEVPIIGGSAADNQVSGNWSIFTEEALAINGVSLTVFFASQSIYSSFSAGHTPTQYSGTVTKVRNRILLEIDHRPATTVYNEWTNFHLGGSDDGYIFEKSTVYPLGRKVGSSYDYPYFKLSHSIRETECNGIELFTDINEGDTIYLMQGSKQQLISRAANIIHSSYYNDMDLEEKLGAINIFCAGPMLHLKQDMDEVCDQINHALGGLPYICPFTFGEQGRLSGGENAHGNLMVSSATFYRLKK, encoded by the coding sequence ATGAAATTTCTATCAAAAGTCTCTTATTCCCTAGACGATAAAATCGCAGTAGATGAGCTGCTCAGTGGGGTGGCAAACCCTGACGATATTGCCTGTCTTATCTGCTACTGCACCGAAGAGTACTCCACACTTGCTGTGCAGAGATATTTCGTAGATGCGCTCCCGAATACACCAATACACGGCTGCACCACTTGTCACGGTATTATGACCGAAACAGGGTTCCATTCAGGCCCTGTGATTGGGATACTCATCATCTATGATTCCGGGATCAATGCCTACGGTACCGGCATCAGTCACTTTGGCGATTCCATAGACCGAAGTACATTCAGCGCCATCGATAAAGCATTAAAGAACGCCAACCGAGAAGGTGAAATACCCGATCTTATCTTGCTCCATTCCACCCCAGGAAATGAAGAGAAGGTGATGGCGGCCATCGATAACAAATTTGGCACAGAGGTGCCGATTATTGGTGGAAGCGCAGCAGACAATCAAGTGTCTGGAAATTGGAGTATCTTTACCGAAGAAGCTCTTGCTATTAATGGCGTCTCTTTAACGGTGTTTTTTGCGTCACAATCCATCTATTCATCTTTTAGCGCCGGTCATACACCCACCCAGTATTCAGGCACCGTCACCAAAGTAAGAAATCGAATATTGTTAGAGATCGACCATAGGCCTGCGACCACCGTTTATAATGAATGGACTAATTTTCATTTAGGTGGCAGTGATGATGGGTATATTTTTGAAAAGTCGACAGTTTATCCATTAGGTCGAAAGGTCGGTTCTTCTTACGACTACCCATATTTCAAGTTGTCGCATTCGATCAGGGAAACTGAGTGTAACGGTATCGAGTTGTTCACTGATATCAATGAAGGTGACACCATCTATTTGATGCAAGGCTCTAAGCAACAACTTATCAGCCGTGCCGCTAACATCATTCATTCGTCTTACTATAATGATATGGATCTTGAAGAAAAATTAGGGGCGATCAACATATTCTGTGCAGGACCAATGCTGCACCTAAAACAAGATATGGATGAGGTTTGTGACCAAATCAATCACGCACTTGGTGGGCTTCCATACATATGTCCATTTACGTTTGGTGAGCAAGGCAGACTCTCTGGTGGTGAGAATGCGCACGGAAATTTGATGGTATCGTCTGCAACGTTTTATAGGCTGAAAAAGTAA
- a CDS encoding replication initiation factor domain-containing protein: protein MPSKKPHKFHDEIRPVQVDHLAFSFSYGSLRHLDNSNEQDFINMQFPEFKKRSVNGRLNSPEAIDKSIESHRNKCRKVLADRFDEFMSKVFNFRISPMRGRGLHGYEDSMVIYDSTGTVECGLVGVGGNNDTVYVQINGTGCAKLFDFTTHKKVHWWLSLLGITRLARLDLCVDDYTGIFDCKYAEKCFYEGAFRTASRGRGPTMVPHKRVSQSGELSEEAVLVGSRTSAIYWRVYNKKFEQNIADPEVIWYRNEVELKKCDLSLLASPASAFAGLCDFSASIDPAEPMKLELNKKKAGLEFFARIAWVRRQCGKALSEVVAMTEGDLGEAFGMLIPTHHRRANFETSLGIPDEYTKQKIEILESRICLQ from the coding sequence ATGCCATCTAAAAAACCACATAAGTTCCATGACGAGATTCGTCCGGTACAAGTTGATCACCTAGCCTTTTCGTTTTCGTACGGCTCACTTAGACACTTGGACAACTCGAACGAACAAGACTTTATCAATATGCAGTTTCCTGAGTTTAAAAAGCGAAGCGTTAATGGTCGCCTTAACTCACCAGAAGCCATTGATAAGTCAATTGAGTCACACCGTAACAAATGCCGTAAGGTTTTGGCCGATAGGTTTGATGAGTTCATGTCTAAAGTCTTTAACTTCCGCATATCTCCTATGCGTGGCCGTGGCTTACATGGCTATGAAGATTCAATGGTGATTTACGATTCAACGGGAACGGTTGAGTGTGGTTTGGTTGGTGTTGGCGGTAACAACGATACGGTTTACGTGCAAATCAATGGTACTGGTTGCGCTAAGTTATTCGACTTCACCACACACAAGAAGGTGCACTGGTGGTTATCACTTTTGGGTATCACTCGCCTCGCCCGTTTAGACCTTTGCGTGGATGACTACACCGGAATCTTCGACTGTAAGTATGCTGAGAAATGTTTTTATGAGGGAGCATTTCGCACTGCTTCTCGTGGACGTGGTCCGACAATGGTTCCTCATAAGCGCGTTTCACAATCCGGTGAATTATCAGAGGAAGCCGTACTTGTTGGCTCTCGTACCTCTGCAATCTACTGGCGTGTGTACAACAAGAAGTTTGAGCAAAACATCGCTGACCCTGAAGTGATTTGGTACCGCAATGAAGTGGAATTGAAGAAGTGCGATCTATCACTACTCGCCTCGCCTGCTTCGGCCTTTGCTGGTCTCTGTGATTTCTCGGCCAGTATCGATCCTGCCGAACCAATGAAGCTTGAACTCAACAAGAAAAAAGCAGGTCTTGAGTTCTTCGCTCGTATCGCTTGGGTTCGTCGTCAATGTGGTAAAGCTCTCTCTGAAGTTGTTGCTATGACTGAAGGTGATTTGGGTGAAGCCTTCGGCATGCTCATTCCTACGCATCATAGACGTGCAAACTTTGAAACCTCGTTGGGCATTCCTGACGAATACACTAAACAGAAAATCGAAATTTTGGAGTCAAGAATATGCCTACAATAA
- a CDS encoding DUF1293 family protein, which translates to MPTITGIAIKRFPKSNMEFAELSVLRAVEEVDNEKFQQTGIGFSTDIPYNKQALKIDVAYARQLIQSRAFVANREYELSFGANPNDPLDILVNKLVPVDEEIKKHFDNFMKANKA; encoded by the coding sequence ATGCCTACAATAACTGGTATTGCAATCAAGCGTTTCCCTAAGTCAAACATGGAGTTCGCGGAGCTGTCTGTTCTACGTGCTGTTGAGGAAGTCGACAACGAGAAGTTTCAGCAAACGGGTATCGGTTTCTCTACTGATATTCCTTACAACAAACAAGCATTGAAAATTGATGTGGCCTACGCTCGTCAACTTATCCAATCACGCGCATTTGTTGCTAACCGTGAATACGAACTGAGCTTTGGTGCTAATCCAAATGACCCACTCGATATCTTGGTCAACAAGCTTGTTCCTGTCGATGAAGAAATCAAAAAGCACTTTGATAACTTCATGAAAGCTAACAAGGCTTAA